One window of Tolypothrix sp. PCC 7712 genomic DNA carries:
- a CDS encoding DUF6888 family protein — translation MEPTIEQLKAFFRLCVRASNLLRNIELVRFDGRTNRIVVLIGETIEVEILSNGEEIIG, via the coding sequence ATGGAACCAACAATAGAGCAACTAAAAGCCTTTTTCCGATTATGTGTTCGCGCTAGTAATCTACTAAGGAATATAGAATTAGTCAGATTTGATGGAAGAACAAACAGAATTGTAGTTTTAATCGGTGAAACAATTGAGGTAGAGATTCTCAGCAACGGAGAGGAAATTATCGGATGA
- a CDS encoding DUF6887 family protein translates to MSNYLNFSEKELREYVKANPQDEEAFQHFLSIIRAKPGRVVVSTDEQLEAELKKRLAL, encoded by the coding sequence ATGAGCAACTATTTAAATTTCTCAGAAAAAGAACTACGGGAATACGTCAAAGCTAACCCCCAAGATGAAGAAGCATTTCAACATTTCCTCAGCATCATCAGAGCCAAGCCAGGAAGGGTAGTAGTCAGTACTGATGAACAGTTAGAAGCTGAGTTGAAAAAAAGATTAGCCTTATGA